The stretch of DNA TTCACCTTTCATGTATAGGATTGTGTGTTTTATACGCTTTCATAGACTACCTCATTAAAAACCTTGTTAGGAAAACCCAGTGGGATAAAACCTAATGAAGGGAAAAAGAGTGCGGTACGTATGAAACTCCCCCTCGCTTCAAAGATTTGTCTCGAAGGTGGCACATTCCAATATTCTTTACTAATTCTTGAAATGTTGTTGATGGGAGTGACTTTGTGAAAAGATCTGCCAAGTTGTGTTTTGATGAAATTTGTTGAATATCAACCACACCTTCCTTTTGAAGTTCATGAGTAAAGAAAAATTTTGGTGCAATATGCTTGGTTCTGTCTCCTTTGATGAAACCCTCTTTCATTTGATGAATGCAGGCCGCATTATCTTCGTATATAATAGTAGGTTGATCAGTTATTGTTTTTAATCCACATTCCTTCTGAATATGATGTATCATTGATCTTAACCATACACATTCACGAGCGACTTCATAAAGAGCAATTAGTTCAGCATGATTTGATGATGTAGC from Silene latifolia isolate original U9 population chromosome 10, ASM4854445v1, whole genome shotgun sequence encodes:
- the LOC141608482 gene encoding secreted RxLR effector protein 161-like gives rise to the protein MYLANNTRPDIAFSVNLLARHSATPTRRHWNGIKYLLRYLQGTQDLGLFYQGRKNATLVGYADAGYLSDPHKAKSQNGYLFTYGGTPISWKSTKQTLTATSSNHAELIALYEVARECVWLRSMIHHIQKECGLKTITDQPTIIYEDNAACIHQMKEGFIKGDRTKHIAPKFFFTHELQKEGVVDIQQISSKHNLADLFTKSLPSTTFQELVKNIGMCHLRDKSLKRGGVSYVPHSFSLH